The following are encoded together in the Lactuca sativa cultivar Salinas chromosome 1, Lsat_Salinas_v11, whole genome shotgun sequence genome:
- the LOC128127652 gene encoding uncharacterized protein LOC128127652, with the protein MDSVYNERSRLTKESDVYSFGVVMFEMSSGTLVYREKCFGDDAKPQYLIDVGRSVYDDYKKAVGPHKLIDPYIKDHADMNSFHTFNKIAHKCVNLKLEQRPTMERVIRMIEQALTIQLVRLFI; encoded by the coding sequence ATGGATTCGGTTTACAACGAAAGAAGCAGGCTCACCAAGGAGTCAGACGTCTACTCCTTTGGAGTGGTTATGTTTGAAATGTCAAGTGGGACACTGGTTTATCGTGAAAAGTGCTTTGGAGATGATGCTAAGCCACAATATCTCATTGATGTTGGCCGAAGTGTCTATGATGATTACAAAAAGGCTGTCGGACCACACAAGTTAATTGATCCTTATATTAAAGATCATGCTGATATGAACTCTTTCCATACATTTAACAAAATAGCACATAAATGTGTAAACCTGAAGTTAGAGCAACGGCCAACGATGGAGAGGGTTATTAGGATGATTGAGCAGGCATTGACAATTCAATTGGTACGTCTTTTCATTTAa